In Sphaeramia orbicularis chromosome 1, fSphaOr1.1, whole genome shotgun sequence, a genomic segment contains:
- the LOC115427348 gene encoding vasorin-like, whose protein sequence is MLPSLLLFLLSSGLVLSSDCPEDCSCQGQDLIFCFHRRSSTVPHAPATTRNLYIFQNGIDTLAQDDFRGLGDLELLDLSQNELTEVPDGVFGMLSKLKNLDLSSNHITHISKGSFSGLVQLERLYLHSNRIQSIHKEAFESLEMLLELKLQGNQLTSLPSLHFPRLLLLDLSNNNIPTLGPSDLQTPHLEALKVSYLGLTSLDEDLIASLGNLHYLDISMNQLVEVPQALKQDTLKGLIKLSLAGNPLGELRLEDFQKLTGLQELDLSGLNLQGFPLGFLQTFPKLMDLTAAENPFNCLCPLAWFPVWLKEKGVTLGRREETRCHFPLVNAGKMLSELENKDFGCPHTTTVLIDSPIGSTPVPQMPTTSPETTHTNAIPPPPPSEETLSSKTDSYQLPPETAVSPSTSGEYGQHICPSNICLNGGTCNFDPLGQLGCLCPSGTTGLYCENMDEVPEPPKPSATEVSVVAPVMPELDAISSRQVTATSILLDLHRFIETQPHIRGIRLTYRNLSGPDRRPIILRVPASYPEYTIRGLRPNCTYSVCASPLVERINSKTNNSVETVSCTEARTAGIPLTSSEPQVTTPGQLTDTLIPALAALALVLGLAVVAGTVICLRKRRQAKAGMELELGPADSDPMDLEGGKPCLENGGNGTLPHKQPENDSCHTPQTPPSLQQNGGLDYEVPLMQEHYPSNNNLSSLKPSYF, encoded by the coding sequence ATGCTGCCTtccctcctgctcttcctcctttCATCTGGATTGGTTTTATCCTCCGACTGTCCAGAAGACTGCTCCTGCCAAGGACAggatttaatattttgttttcatcGACGGTCCAGCACAGTGCCTCATGCTCCTGCTACAACCCGAAATCTCTACATTTTCCAGAATGGCATTGACACTCTGGCCCAAGATGACTTCAGAGGTCTGGGAGATTTGGAGTTGCTAGATCTGAGTCAGAATGAGCTCACAGAGGTTCCAGATGGTGTGTTTGGGATGCTGTCAAAGCTGAAGAACTTAGATCTCTCTTCTAACCACATCACTCACATTTCTAAAGGGAGTTTCTCTGGGTTGGTTCAGCTGGAGAGGCTATATCTTCATTCAAATCGTATCCAGAGCATCCATAAAGAAGCTTTTGAAAGTTTAGAGATGCTACTAGAACTCAAGCTTCAAGGGAACCAACTCACCTCCCTGCCATCCCTTCATTTCCCAAGGCTTCTGCTCCTCGATCTTAGTAACAACAACATCCCAACCCTGGGCCCTTCAGACCTCCAGACACCTCACCTGGAAGCCCTCAAGGTGTCGTATTTGGGACTCACCTCTTTGGATGAGGATCTCATTGCCTCCCTGGGGAACCTCCATTACCTTGATATCTCTATGAACCAGTTAGTAGAAGTGCCACAGGCCCTAAAGCAGGACACCCTGAAGGGGCTGATCAAGCTCAGTTTGGCTGGCAACCCACTGGGAGAGCTTAGGTTGGAGGACTTTCAGAAACTCACTGGGCTGCAGGAATTGGATCTAAGTGGACTTAATTTACAAGGATTTCCCCTGGGTTTCTTACAGACTTTCCCTAAATTGATGGACCTGACAGCAGCTGAGAATCCCTTCAACtgcctgtgtcctttagcctggTTCCCTGTGTGGCTAAAAGAGAAGGGTGTGACTCTTGGGAGGCGTGAGGAAACCAGATGCCACTTCCCTCTAGTTAACGCTGGGAAGATGTTGTCAGAACTAGAGAACAAAGACTTTGGGTGTCCACATACCACAACAGTGCTAATTGACTCACCCATTGGAAGTACTCCTGTTCCACAGATGCCAACCACATCTCCAGAAACCACCCATACAAATGCTATTCCCCCACCTCCACCCAGTGAGGAAACTTTGTCCTCTAAAACAGACAGCTACCAACTTCCACCAGAAACTGCAGTCTCGCCGAGCACCAGCGGGGAATACGGACAGCACATCTGCCCCTCAAACATTTGCCTCAATGGGGGCACCTGTAATTTTGATCCTCTGGGGCAACTGGGCTGCTTGTGTCCATCAGGAACTACTGGTCTCTACTGTGAAAATATGGATGAAGTTCCAGAGCCACCAAAACCTTCAGCAACAGAGGTCTCTGTGGTGGCCCCAGTCATGCCCGAACTTGATGCTATCAGTTCGCGTCAGGTGACAGCTACATCTATCCTTCTTGACCTACATCGCTTCATTGAAACGCAGCCTCACATTCGTGGAATCAGGCTGACCTACCGCAACCTGTCAGGCCCTGACCGGCGGCCCATAATTTTGAGAGTACCAGCATCCTATCCAGAGTATACTATACGTGGTTTGAGACCCAACTGCACCTACTCAGTCTGTGCAAGTCCATTAGTTGAAAGAATCAACTCCAAAACCAACAACTCTGTGGAAACAGTTTCCTGTACAGAAGCTCGCACTGCAGGGATTCCCTTGACATCCTCAGAGCCCCAGGTGACAACACCAGGACAACTGACCGACACTCTTATCCCCGCCCTGGCTGCCCTGGCCTTGGTGCTGGGGTTGGCTGTGGTGGCTGGAACCGTCATCTGCTTGCGAAAGAGGAGGCAGGCAAAGGCAGGAATGGAGCTAGAGCTTGGTCCAGCGGATTCTGATCCCATGGACCTTGAGGGAGGAAAACCTTGTCTGGAAAATGGGGGAAATGGAACACTACCCCACAAACAGCCTGAAAATGACTCCTGTCATACTCCTCAAACACCTCCATCGTTGCAACAGAATGGGGGTTTGGACTATGAGGTTCCCTTGATGCAAGAACACTACCCATCAAATAACAATCTATCATCCTTAAAACCATCTTATTTCTGA